One segment of Canis aureus isolate CA01 chromosome 27, VMU_Caureus_v.1.0, whole genome shotgun sequence DNA contains the following:
- the NIPSNAP1 gene encoding protein NipSnap homolog 1 isoform X1 — protein MAPRLCSISAAARRLLGSPKPRAGDVAAAARFYSKDNEGSWFRSLFVHKVDPRKDAHSTLLSKKETSNLYKIQFHNVKPECLDAYNSLTEAVLPKLHLDEDYPCSLVGNWNTWYGEQDQAVHLWRFSGGYPALMDCMNKLKSNKEYLEFRKERSQMLLSRRNQMLLEFSFWNEPQPRAGPNIYELRTYKLKPGTMIEWGNNWARAIKYRQENQEAVGGFFSQIGELYVVHHLWAYKDLQSREETRNAAWRKRGWDENVYYTVPLVRHMESRIMIPLKISPLQ, from the exons ATGGCTCCGCGGCTGTGCAGCATCTCTGCGGCGGCGCGGCGGCTGCTGGGGAGCCCGAAGCCCCGCGCCGGGGATGTCGCGGCTGCTGCGCG CTTCTATTCCAAGGACAATGAAGGGAGCTGGTTCCGCTCCCTCTTTGTGCACAAGGTGGATCCCCGGAAGGATGCCCACTCCACCCTGCTATCCAAGAAGGAAACCAGCAACCTCTACAAGATCCAGT TTCACAATGTGAAGCCTGAATGTCTGGATGCCTACAACAGCCTGAC ggaggctgTGCTGCCCAAGCTGCACCTGGATGAGGACTACCCCTGCTCGCTCGTGGGCAACTGGAACACATGGTACGGGGAGCAGGACCAGGCAG TACACCTGTGGCGATTCTCAGGTGGCTATCCAGCCCTCATGGACTGCATGAATAAGCTCAAAAGCAACAAG GAGTACCTGGAGTTCCGAAAGGAGCGGAGCCAGATGCTACTGTCGAGGAGAAACCAGATGCTCCTTGAGTTCAGCTTCTGGAATGAGCCACAGCCCAGAGCAGGCCCCAACATCTATGAGCTGAGGACATACAAGCTCAAG CCAGGAACCATGATTGAGTGGGGAAACAACTG GGCTCGGGCAATCAAGTACCGGCAAGAGAACCAGGAGGCAGTAGGTGGCTTCTTCTCGCAGATTGGAGAGCTCTACGTTGTACACCATCTCTGGG CCTATAAAGACCTGCAATCTCGGGAAGAGACTCGAAATGCTGCCTGGAGAAAGAGAGGCTGGGACGAAAATGTCTACTACACAG TCCCATTGGTGCGACACATGGAGTCTCGGATCATGATCCCGTTGAAGATCTCGCCTCTCCAGTGA
- the NIPSNAP1 gene encoding protein NipSnap homolog 1 isoform X2: MAPRLCSISAAARRLLGSPKPRAGDVAAAARFYSKDNEGSWFRSLFVHKVDPRKDAHSTLLSKKETSNLYKIQFHNVKPECLDAYNSLTEAVLPKLHLDEDYPCSLVGNWNTWYGEQDQAVHLWRFSGGYPALMDCMNKLKSNKEYLEFRKERSQMLLSRRNQMLLEFSFWNEPQPRAGPNIYELRTYKLKPGTMIEWGNNWARAIKYRQENQEAVGGFFSQIGELYVVHHLWV; this comes from the exons ATGGCTCCGCGGCTGTGCAGCATCTCTGCGGCGGCGCGGCGGCTGCTGGGGAGCCCGAAGCCCCGCGCCGGGGATGTCGCGGCTGCTGCGCG CTTCTATTCCAAGGACAATGAAGGGAGCTGGTTCCGCTCCCTCTTTGTGCACAAGGTGGATCCCCGGAAGGATGCCCACTCCACCCTGCTATCCAAGAAGGAAACCAGCAACCTCTACAAGATCCAGT TTCACAATGTGAAGCCTGAATGTCTGGATGCCTACAACAGCCTGAC ggaggctgTGCTGCCCAAGCTGCACCTGGATGAGGACTACCCCTGCTCGCTCGTGGGCAACTGGAACACATGGTACGGGGAGCAGGACCAGGCAG TACACCTGTGGCGATTCTCAGGTGGCTATCCAGCCCTCATGGACTGCATGAATAAGCTCAAAAGCAACAAG GAGTACCTGGAGTTCCGAAAGGAGCGGAGCCAGATGCTACTGTCGAGGAGAAACCAGATGCTCCTTGAGTTCAGCTTCTGGAATGAGCCACAGCCCAGAGCAGGCCCCAACATCTATGAGCTGAGGACATACAAGCTCAAG CCAGGAACCATGATTGAGTGGGGAAACAACTG GGCTCGGGCAATCAAGTACCGGCAAGAGAACCAGGAGGCAGTAGGTGGCTTCTTCTCGCAGATTGGAGAGCTCTACGTTGTACACCATCTCTGGG TATGA